Proteins encoded by one window of Salvia splendens isolate huo1 chromosome 14, SspV2, whole genome shotgun sequence:
- the LOC121763537 gene encoding polygalacturonase 1 beta-like protein 3: protein MDRERANTIFLFLLLSCCSVYSNVITKENPFTAKASAIRYWNAHISTKIPLSPFLLSKASPLSSVESAFFAKLAAERGLSAHLAAFCAAADLFCLLESKAPAVGENHRNDADFAHYNNKQFSNYGDADQFKNYSDGVNFATGSFSRYSRGSTGHREGFASYADDGNVATSNFTSYGGAATGGAGDFKTYMPRVNVPDLRFASYDADANGHKLTFSSYVDDTNSGSQGFTSYAKNGNHAPVGFSSYGDTSNVVGSTFTGYGELANSANDTFKAYTTNANNPTNTFKKYGAGGNGGTDSFSSYRDSANAGADSFQSYGRDSSSGKTNFLNYGKSFNVGTDVFKEYGKGALDQSVGFKIYGANTTFKDYAKKGVTFAGYTKPEPNKGADGEAKPSKNGVEEGKFFRESMLQKGKVMRMPNIRDWMPKRSFLPRPILSKLPISSLDDLKRTFNSGENSTMEHVLANAQAECVRAPSPGETKSCVASIEDMIDFAVSVLGADLVVRTTEAVEGSGREVMIGEVKGVNRGRVTKSVSCHQSLYPCLLYYCHSVPKVKVYEVDILEVESKARINHGTAICHLDTSTWSPRHSAFLALGPGPGQIEVCHWIFENDMTWTISD from the exons ATGGACAGAGAAAGAGCCAACACCATTTTCTTGTTCTTATTACTCTCATGCTGCAGT GTTTACTCAAATGTGATAACCAAGGAAAATCCATTCACAGCCAAAGCCTCAGCAATTAGGTATTGGAATGCCCACATTTCAACCAAAATCCCCCTATCTCCTTTTCTACTATCCAAAGCCTCGCCGCTATCATCGGTGGAATCGGCGTTCTTCGCCAAACTCGCGGCGGAGAGGGGCCTCTCCGCCCACCTCGCCGCCTTCTGCGCCGCCGCGGACCTCTTCTGCCTCCTCGAATCAAAGGCTCCGGCTGTGGGAGAGAACCACCGTAACGACGCCGACTTCGCCCATTACAACAACAAACAGTTCTCCAACTACGGCGACGCCGACCAGTTCAAGAACTACTCCGACGGCGTCAATTTCGCCACCGGCTCCTTCTCCCGCTACAGCCGGGGCTCCACCGGCCACCGCGAGGGCTTCGCCAGCTACGCCGACGACGGCAATGTTGCAACCTCCAATTTCACCTCCTACGGCGGCGCCGCCACCGGAGGCGCCGGCGATTTCAAAACCTACATGCCACGCGTAAACGTCCCCGACCTCCGGTTCGCTTCGTACGACGCCGACGCCAACGGCCACAAGCTCACATTCTCGAGCTACGTCGACGACACTAACTCCGGCAGCCAGGGATTCACCAGCTATGCCAAGAACGGCAATCACGCGCCGGTCGGTTTCTCGAGCTACGGCGACACGTCAAACGTCGTCGGATCGACCTTCACCGGCTACGGCGAGCTCGCCAACTCCGCCAACGACACATTCAAGGCCTACACCACCAACGCCAACAATCCCACCAACACCTTCAAGAAATACGGCGCCGGCGGCAATGGCGGCACCGACTCCTTCTCCAGCTACCGCGATTCCGCCAACGCCGGCGCCGATTCCTTCCAATCCTACGGCCGCGATTCGAGCTCGGGGAAGACGAATTTCTTAAACTACGGGAAATCGTTCAATGTCGGAACAGACGTGTTCAAGGAGTACGGAAAGGGCGCGTTGGATCAGAGCGTCGGATTCAAGATTTATGGCGCCAACACCACATTCAAAGATTACGCGAAAAAGGGTGTCACCTTCGCTGGCTACACTAAGCCAGAACCTAACAAAGGCGCTGATGGGGAGGCAAAGCCTTCCAAAAATGGGGTGGAAGAAGGGAAGTTCTTTAGGGAAAGCATGTTGCAAAAGGGGAAAGTAATGAGAATGCCCAATATTCGAGATTGGATGCCTAAAAGGTCGTTTTTGCCTCGGCCCATTTTGTCGAAATTGCCAATTTCGTCGCTAGACGACCTCAAACGGACTTTTAATTCGGGGGAAAACTCCACTATGGAGCACGTCCTAGCCAATGCCCAGGCTGAGTGCGTGCGCGCACCCAGCCCTGGCGAGACTAAGTCATGTGTTGCCTCAATTGAGGACATGATTGACTTTGCTGTCTCGGTACTGGGCGCGGACTTGGTGGTCCGGACGACCGAGGCGGTCGAGGGGTCCGGGCGGGAAGTGATGATTGGGGAGGTGAAGGGAGTGAATCGTGGGAGAGTGACAAAATCGGTGTCTTGCCATCAAAGCTTGTATCCGTGCTTGCTCTACTACTGTCACTCGGTTCCTAAAGTGAAGGTGTATGAGGTGGATATTCTTGAAGTGGAGAGTAAGGCAAGGATCAATCATGGGACTGCCATCTGTCACTTGGACACGTCTACGTGGAGTCCACGTCACAGTGCTTTCTTGGCATTGGGGCCGGGACCGGGACAGATCGAGGTTTGTCATTGGATTTTTGAGAATGACATGACTTGGACAATTTCGGATTAA